The following proteins come from a genomic window of Nicotiana tomentosiformis chromosome 12, ASM39032v3, whole genome shotgun sequence:
- the LOC138902623 gene encoding uncharacterized protein — protein sequence MAPYEALHGRLCHSPVGWFEPGKARLLGIDLVCDALEMVKLTQEQLCLVQSRQKIYADRKDREVAYMVGEKVLLRVSPMKGVMSMVQLDEDLTYDVEPVAILDLQVQKLKSTNIASVKVHWRGQPAREATWKTEHKMQKRYPYLFETLHMILDSFEDERLFKRRRM from the exons atggctccttatgaggccttacatGGGAGGTTATgccattctccagttggttggtttgagcctgggaaggctaggttattgggaattgatttggtctgtgatgctttggagatGGTGAAGTTGACTCAGGAGCAGCTTTGTTTAGTACAATCCAGGCAGAAGatttatgctgataggaaggatCGTGaagttgcatatatggtgggtgagaaagttctactcagagtttcgcccatgaaaggtgtgatgag CATGGTGCAGTTGGATGAGgacttgacttatgatgtggagccggtggcgatTTTGGACctgcaggttcaaaagttgaagTCGACgaatatagcatcagtgaaggttcattggagaggtcagccagccAGGGAGGCTACTTGGAAGACCGAGCATAAGATGCAGAAAAGATATCCTTACCTTTTTGAGACTCTACATATGATTCTagactcattcgaggatgaacgtttgtttaagaggagaagaatgtaa